The nucleotide window GGGAAGCAGCAACAGGTAAAATACAATCCACGGCATCACCCAGAGCGCCATGACCGGCATGGCAACCAGATTGGCCAGAAGACCGAAATGGACAATGCGGTTGAAATGAAACAGGGCAATCGGACCGATGGTCAGTTCCGCAATCACCGTGGTCAGAATAATTGCCAGAAGATAGCTGAAGGTTTTCCTGGCAAAACTGTTGCCACGGTTGCTCCAGCGGGTAATCCCGGCGCCATATTGTTCATAGAAGAAGACAAGTCCGGTGACTGCAGCAAATGACATCTGAAAACTGATGGACAGAAGCACTTCAGGTGTGGTCAGCAGAAGCAGGATAGCCGCCAGCGCCACAAGTCTGAGCGAAATGGCCTTGCGATCGAATATAACCCCGAGAAAAACGATAGAGACCATGATAAAGGCCCGTAGTGTCGGAATACTGCCGCCACTGAGCAACAAATAGATGCCGCCACCAATAACGGCGAGGACCGCAGCCCATTTCTTGATCGGGTACCTGAGCGCCAGTCCGGGAAAACAAGCAAGGACAAGCCGGATGATAAAAAATATGGCCCCGGTAAAAAGGCCCATATGAAGTCCGGAAATCGCCAGAAGATGAGCAAGGCCGGCATCGCGCATATTTTCCGTTGTTTTTTCCGAGATACCGTCCCGGACACCGGTGATCAGAGCAGCCGCCAGTCCGCCCCGGTCGCCGGGATATTCCGATTGAATGCGCCGGGCGATTGACATGCGATACTGCTCGATGCCCACAAACCACTTCCTGTCCGCCTGGCCGATCTTGAGCGCCCCGACGGCATATCCAACAGCGCCAATTCCCTGAAACCACAGTTGCCGGGCATAATCATATCCGCCGGGCAGGCTCGCTGCCGGCGGAGGCATCAGAACAGCCGGAACAGTCACACGGTCACCTATGTCTGGTACCTGGTCGAACTTACGTATGGTCACGCGGACATTTATTGTTTCGCCGGGAGCCGATAACAGACTGTCGGGCAGAATTATCCCTGACAACACCAGCCTGAGCAGCGATTTTTGCGGATTTTGCACATGCTCGACCTTGCCGGACAGGGGAAGCGGCCGGCTTTCATCCGTGATCATTGGCGTATCCAGATAGAAACTGCGCGCACCTGCAGCAAAAAAACCAGCATGGAGCCAGAAAAACATCCAGAAGAGTACCGGCAAAAGATGATGTATCCGCCGTGAAATATATCCAACAAGCAGGAGCGGCAACAAGGCTGCGGCAGCCGGAATGAGGGAAGGCTCATGATCAAGATGAAAGTAAAAGCCAATCCCTGTCGCAATAAAAACAGGTATCCACAGGAAAAAGCGATTCTTCTCCTGATCAGCAACTTCTTCTATGTCATGCAACAGCTTGATATCCGCCCCCAAACTACTGTCTAAAAAGTGTGCAATGCGGAAAAATATTGCTTTTTTTACACAACAGTATTTCTTTTTTTTTCGGAAATGTGCTAGAAACTGGCCAACCTGTTGGCTGTGAAGATCATTATAGCATTTCTGCTAGCCATTAGCATCTTCACATACCATTTAATTATTCACTTTCTCAATCGGGGTTATATGGTAACTCAGAACAAAAAAGTTGTGACGCGTTTCGCACCATCACCGACCGGCTTCCTCCATATCGGCGGTGCCAGAACAGCGCTATTTAACTGGTTGTTTGCCCGACATCATGGCGGCGACTTTTTACTGCGCATCGAAGATACAGACCGTAAAAGATCCACCGAAGAAGCTGTGGAAGCGATTTTTGACGGCATGAACTGGCTTGGCCTGCATCATGACGGCGAAGTGGTTTACCAGTATGCCCGCCGGGATCGTCACGTCGAGATTGCCGAGAAGCTTCTTGCTGAAGGCAAGGCATACCATTGCTATTGCTCCCAGGAAGAGCTCCAGGAAATGAGGGACAAGGCCCGCGCCGAAGGACGCCCCCTAAAGTATGATGGCCGCTGGCGCGACAGGCCCGCCTCAGATGCTCCTGAAGGTGTAAACCCTGTCGTGCGGTTCAAGGCACCGCAGGAAGGCGAACAGGTCATCAATGACCATGTCCAGGGCAAGGTAACGGTTGCCAACGAACAACTGGATGACATGATCCTGCTCCGGGCGGACGGGTCCCCTACCTATATGCTGTCAGTTGTGGTCGATGACTGTGATATGGGTGTGACCCACGTGATCCGCGGTGACGACCATCTGACCAATGCCTTCCGCCAGGCACAGTTGATCAAGGCGATCGGCTGGGAACTGCCCGAATATGCCCATATACCACTTATTCATGGCAGTGACGGCGCCAAACTGTCCAAACGCCATGGCGCCCTGGGCGTTGATGCCTATCGCGACATGGGTTATCTGACCAGCGCCCTCAAAAACTATCTGTTAAGGCTCGGATGGGCGCACGGAGATGAGGAGATTATTTCCGAACAGCAGGCCATCGAATGGTTTGGCCTGGAAGGCATCGGCAAGTCCCCTGCCCGATTTGATTTTGCCAAACTGGAAAATCTGAACGGTTATTACATGCGTGAAGTGGAAAGCAACGAAACGCTTGCCGGCCTGATCAGGGAAAGAATCGAGGCTGAAATCGGCCGGGCGCTGACTGACAGCGACATGGCGCTTCTTGTGTCCGCCATGGATGAACTCAAGCCGCGGGCCAAAAACCTGAATGAACTTGCTGAAAGCACACTGTTCCTGTTCGTGACACGCCCTCTGAGTATCAATGAAAAAGCTGAAAAACTTTTGAGTGATGATGCCAGGCAAATGCTCGGCAGCCTCGTCGCCCAGCTGGAAAATGTCGATGACTGGCAAATGGACGATCTTGAAGAAGAAGTTAAATCATTTGCCGAAGTGCAGGAACTGAAACTGGGCAAGATCGCTCAGCCCCTCCGTGCTGCCCTGACCGGCAGCAACATGTCACCCGGAATTTATGACGTTCTGTTGTGGCTTGGAAAGGAAGAAAGTCTGGCCAGGATAAGGGATCAGGCAGGCTGATCGCAAAGCAGTATTTATCGTTGAATATTGGCGGTCATTAATAAGAAATTAGTCATTATTTATATATAATTGTATGTAACATACTGTTCATAGTTAATGGCTAATGATTGAGAGAGGAAATGTCGGCTGAGGCCGGGCGGTTCCCAAGTATATATCATGAAGGAAAGGAAGTGGTTATATGTCAAATAAATTTGAAAAAAAGGTTTCAGGGGAAACTGCAACACTGACGATCGGAGACAAAACCACTGAACTGCCGATATTCGAGGGCTCAGTAGGTCCAAAGGTTCTGGACATCCGCACCCTGTACCGGGACACCGGCATGTTCACTTATGATCCGGGCTTTACCTCGACAGCCAGCTGTGAATCCAGCATCACCTATATTGACGGTGACGAGGGTGTCCTGCTCTATCGCGGCTATCCCATCGACGAACTGGCCGATAATGCCGATTTTATGGAAGTTGCCTATCTTCTGCTGAACGGGGAACTCCCCAACCGGCAGGAAAAAGACAAATTCGTTCATGACATTACCTATCACACCATGTTGCATGAGCAGATGAACAAGTTCTTCACCGGCTTCCGTCGCGACGCGCATCCGATGGCAATTATGGTCGGTGTGGTTGGCGCCATGTCAGCCTTCTATCATGACAGCACCGACATCAGCGATCCCAAACAACGCAAGATTGCGTCTTATCGCCTGATTGCGAAAATGCCGACAATTGCGGCCATGTCCTATAAATATTCCGTGGGACAGCCTTTCGTTTACCCGCGCAATGATCTCAGCTATGCCGAGAACTTCCTCTATATGACCTTCGGTGTACCGAACTGTGAGCCCTATGAAGTTAACCCCATCCTTGCCAAAGCCATGGACAAGATCTTTACCCTTCATGCCGATCACGAACAGAATGCCTCTACGTCAACAGTTCGTCTGGCCGGTTCATCCGGCGCCAATCCTTTTGCCTGTATTGCAGCAGGCATCGCCTCCCTCTGGGGTCCGGCTCACGGCGGCGCCAACGAAGCCTGCCTGAACATGCTCAATGAAATCGGTCACGTAGACAATATTCCGGAATTCATCAGACGCGCCAAGGACAAGAATGATTCCTTCCGCCTGATGGGCTTCGGTCACCGGGTTTACAAGAACTATGATCCGCGCGCCAAGGTCATGCAGGAAACAGCTCACCAGGTGCTCAGTGAACTGGGTATCAACGACGATCCTCTGCTGGATGTCGCTCGTGAGCTGGAGCGGATTGCCCTGGAAG belongs to Emcibacter sp. and includes:
- a CDS encoding ComEC/Rec2 family competence protein, which translates into the protein MWIPVFIATGIGFYFHLDHEPSLIPAAAALLPLLLVGYISRRIHHLLPVLFWMFFWLHAGFFAAGARSFYLDTPMITDESRPLPLSGKVEHVQNPQKSLLRLVLSGIILPDSLLSAPGETINVRVTIRKFDQVPDIGDRVTVPAVLMPPPAASLPGGYDYARQLWFQGIGAVGYAVGALKIGQADRKWFVGIEQYRMSIARRIQSEYPGDRGGLAAALITGVRDGISEKTTENMRDAGLAHLLAISGLHMGLFTGAIFFIIRLVLACFPGLALRYPIKKWAAVLAVIGGGIYLLLSGGSIPTLRAFIMVSIVFLGVIFDRKAISLRLVALAAILLLLTTPEVLLSISFQMSFAAVTGLVFFYEQYGAGITRWSNRGNSFARKTFSYLLAIILTTVIAELTIGPIALFHFNRIVHFGLLANLVAMPVMALWVMPWIVFYLLLLPFHLESLALDPMVLGLDMIISSADYVAGLPWSISLLPAMGTTSLITMIAGVLWFILWRSRIRLVGPVILLCGVLIAALHRNPDILVDNNGSLIAIRSAEGELRLSGLRGSRIVREQWAQYYGQERAEKWLPVEEGTQDILPIGCDSMSCLYHPERGGYSWQIAFVSDERALSEDCRAADVIVSLVPVKTECSGPRLILDRWDFYEKGGHFIWLPGNHTEEIRVENIRDLRGRRPWTNSGP
- the gltX gene encoding glutamate--tRNA ligase; translated protein: MVTQNKKVVTRFAPSPTGFLHIGGARTALFNWLFARHHGGDFLLRIEDTDRKRSTEEAVEAIFDGMNWLGLHHDGEVVYQYARRDRHVEIAEKLLAEGKAYHCYCSQEELQEMRDKARAEGRPLKYDGRWRDRPASDAPEGVNPVVRFKAPQEGEQVINDHVQGKVTVANEQLDDMILLRADGSPTYMLSVVVDDCDMGVTHVIRGDDHLTNAFRQAQLIKAIGWELPEYAHIPLIHGSDGAKLSKRHGALGVDAYRDMGYLTSALKNYLLRLGWAHGDEEIISEQQAIEWFGLEGIGKSPARFDFAKLENLNGYYMREVESNETLAGLIRERIEAEIGRALTDSDMALLVSAMDELKPRAKNLNELAESTLFLFVTRPLSINEKAEKLLSDDARQMLGSLVAQLENVDDWQMDDLEEEVKSFAEVQELKLGKIAQPLRAALTGSNMSPGIYDVLLWLGKEESLARIRDQAG
- the gltA gene encoding citrate synthase: MSNKFEKKVSGETATLTIGDKTTELPIFEGSVGPKVLDIRTLYRDTGMFTYDPGFTSTASCESSITYIDGDEGVLLYRGYPIDELADNADFMEVAYLLLNGELPNRQEKDKFVHDITYHTMLHEQMNKFFTGFRRDAHPMAIMVGVVGAMSAFYHDSTDISDPKQRKIASYRLIAKMPTIAAMSYKYSVGQPFVYPRNDLSYAENFLYMTFGVPNCEPYEVNPILAKAMDKIFTLHADHEQNASTSTVRLAGSSGANPFACIAAGIASLWGPAHGGANEACLNMLNEIGHVDNIPEFIRRAKDKNDSFRLMGFGHRVYKNYDPRAKVMQETAHQVLSELGINDDPLLDVARELERIALEDEYFVEKKLYPNVDFYSGIILKAMGFPTEMFTVLFALARTVGWIAQWGEMIEDPTQKIGRPRQLFTGDPKRSFVPVDDR